From the genome of Setaria viridis chromosome 1, Setaria_viridis_v4.0, whole genome shotgun sequence:
CACCTCTGAGACCAACAAGAGCTCCGTGCTCTCGCTCGCCAACGCCCCAGCCCGCGTTGCTCCTCATCCCGACCCTCGCGCTCGCCGCTGTAGCTACCGGGAGCCATCGGCCCTGCACCGCTAGCAGCCAGGGGGGCGAGCTGGGGAGGCCCTGCGCACCGGCAGCTAAGGGGGCTCGGCCTAGAGGGCCCGCGCGCTGGCGGCAACCAGCAGCTAGGGCCGGCCGGGAGGCCCTGCGCACCCGCGTGGCCGGCAGCCTAGGACGGTCAAGGCCCCGACCAGGGAGGCCACGCGCCCCAGCGGCTGGCGGAGAGTGGGGCGAGCCGGGAAGGCCCCGCATGTCGGCGGCCAAGCGGCCCGATCAGGGAGGCTCCGCCACCGGCGGCAGAcagtggagggaggagaggaagcggtggagcgagagagagaggccggtggtgggttgggaaagagGATAAGGTAGTGGGGAGAGAGATGAGACCGTCGGTGGGGAATAAAGAtcatcctttagtcccggttggaaccaccGACCGGGACAATGAGTAGTCaacactaaccgggactaaatgcccaACCAGATGCCCTCGTTGTTCCTAGCtattacaactgggactaaagggactttatagtcccggttagtaatatcaaccgggactaaagagctccCGTCAGAGCTAGTTTTTGGATCCAGAACTAAGCTCCTTTAGTTTCGGGTCTAAAAACAACCGAGACTTTTATAGCTGGATGGAAGGTTGTTTCTCTACCGGTGGAGAGCGGCTTATACCGTCTCGCTCTCTTACCTGCCTAGTTGACGCATACTTTCTGTGACCTCTTCTTTATTACTGTAGAATAGAGTAGCGTGTAAGTTCCTTGTGGAGAGATGTTGCTTGGATCATGGGAAAAATTATGAATGGATTCGAAACCGCAGCTGGTAGTTTTCCGTTTCGGTGCACTATAATTTTACTCAGTGACAGTTAGTTCATAGCATATTACCATGTAATACATGTGTGTCTTAGTAGCCTCTGCCGTTCATATACTAAAGACTAGGCATATGGTCTTCGTGTAGCTTTTTCACTTCCATTAACGGGTGATCAGTCATAGGTTCACACGGTGTACGGTGCGGCGCACCACTTCAGGCTGCAGCCCGGCAAGGACAGCAGCAGCATGCCTCCAGTCTCGATCGACTTCGTCAAGAACCTGCCGGCGGAGGCAGGCCGAATGAGTTTCCTCTGGACAAAATGATTAATGGAAAGTCTGATtccatctcaaaaaaaaaaagaagagcacTAATGCCAATGATCCGATGAAAATTCGGCAAACTTGGTATGCCTTCTATTACTTCTTATAACGAGTATATTTCTATTGCGTACCAAAACAGTTCTGATCTTTTCTTGAAGTGTATTTTAAGGGATGATATGGTAACGAAAAATACCGAAACAACGGTATCAAACGAGACAGGAATTCTGATCTGCCTGTAGTACCCCAATTCACTTATCTACTTCTTACATACGCAGATGCTAGACAACCTGCTAAGCGTATCAGTTAACAGTGCTTTGAACTCCATGATTGTTCTGATAAATGGAACCGTCCTGTTGGGGGGGGAAAAAATCTGTATAACAATCTTGACAGGTAGTTCAAAGCACTACCAGAACATGAGGAAGTCCTCCGCCCTCTCATAATCGTCTATTACTATTAGCCAGTAGTCATCTGAAAGAATACTCCAATGTTGCCTGACGCATAAATCGCCAATTCTGATCGTGCTGATGTTGCCGGAGTACCTCTCCATTGTCCATTTTTGCCAACTTCAGTTAATTTATAAGTGATGAAATTGATACGTTATAGGAGTATTTGAGTAAAACTCAGATTCTAGAAGCCGGTTGCGCCGAGACTCGGCAGCCTCATGGTGGATCCAGGGTTCCGCATCAGCGCTTAACGTCGACAGAAAAGGCTCAATTACCTGGCAAAAAGAGAGTTGTGCATGGAAGTGAGATCGGATCGATCAGAACCCTGTCACCAGTTTCGTTCATCCTTTGTACCTGACTATTTCCCGCTATCAGAAAATGGATTTCTAATACGGGACTAGCCAAATGTTAATTGCAGGATCAAATAAAAATGGAGCACAGAAAAACGAGCAGATCCAAATGCTGGTCGCATGATAAATTGCATCAGATCAGGCTGATAATCACCATGTTTAACACACAATAAGCTTAGGGACAGGCAGCTACGGCAAACTACGGTCGCCGTCCTCCACTTCCACCATGGCGTACCCCTTTTCACGGTCCTGGTGCCGATTCCCTGTCACGAGCCGCCTTGAAcgcggctgcggcgcgggcgaggACGGCTCGAGATTTCTCCAGCTCCTCGGGGTCCAGAATCTCATCCATGAGGCCGGCGTCCGGCGATATCTTCGTCGGAGCAAGCGGGGCGGCGCTGGCCCTTGCGCCGGGGTTCCGCCGCCAGCAGCGCGTCGATGAGATACGCTGCTCCACCTTCACCAGCTTCGTCGGCGCTCCGACACAGCCTCCATCGCGATTGCCGATGGCTGCCCTCGAACCTTATATATAATCTTGGAAGCGGAGACttgagcctgttcgcttcagcttataagccgactgaaaagctgaaacggctgtgagagaaaaatactgtttggtggctgataagccggctgaataagctgaagcgaacaagctGTTGGTTGGGCCAATAGGCCCGGATCAAGTGGTTAGCGCAGTAAAAccgttcaaaaaagaaaaggaaaacatgccGACTGAACGCAGGCCAGTTGTAACAACGGAAGCACCATTCGAGAACACCGGCCCGAGGAGAGGAGCTGGTATGACGTGGCCGAAACGAGGCGAGGCTGGCTGAAGCCTGAAGCACAAGCACAGGGCCACACGAAGTAATGTGAAAACTGCCTCCAATCCATTGGTCTCGGTATTAAACAGTTCACATAGAATCACTATCATCCCATGGAGAACCTATGCAAATGCTGATTAACAGATGACAAGGGCACGAGACAGGAACGGCCCAAGAAGAAGGAATATTCTGAAGTAACTGGGCACTAGAACAACTGCATACAAGCAACAATCGTTCCACAGGTTTAGCGACGGCGCCTCTTGTCGTAgtcgtcgtcttcctcatcAGAGTCGCCCTTCTCTCGGAACCTAGGATTCTTCTCCTGTAAATGAACCACAGAGTGCTTTGTGAATATTTCAGGTCCACTACGGGAACAGGGCATTGGATggtaaaaagaaaggaagggcATTGCTAATACCGCTGGATCAGAGTCAGGTGCTCTCCTGGACCCCTCTGGAGCAGACCGATCATCATTCCGGTTGCGTTTCCGTTGGTAATCTGGTGACAGCCATAAGTtatattagaaaaaaaacatacaagAGAATAAGTTTGATTTGTGTTACCTCCTCTGTCATTCCTGTATGAGTCTCCATATCCTCTCTTGCGTTCACCTCTCTCATCTGcacatcaaaacaagaaatggAAAATTTATGAACATGCCTACATATGCTCAGGTTAAACCCTATTAAAAAATAAGAATATAGTGAGTAATTCTACTTAAATTGCCATGACTGCCAACTAAGGATCAGAATTATTGCAGAACAGATCAAGAGGATTGAATCATCACGCATGCCCCTGACAGCAAGAAATCAAACACCCCAGCTTGCAAAGGTACACATCACATTTCTTTGTAAACAGGCaatagacaaaaaaaaaagaggttcAAGTGACCAACTAGTGGGTGTCACTACGCTAAAAAAGAGATTGGACCATGAAAAGAAAGCTATACAACAGTAAGACGAAGTAACAGAATAGAAAAGCAGTCAACTATTTCAGATATTCCAGCGAACATCCATGCTGAATGAACCAAAGCAGTAAAACTGTTTCAGAAATTCCACCAAACTTACATGGAGGTGGCGCATTCGGTTGAAAGGCTCCACCATAGTCAACTAATTCTCTTTGTGCTTCTAGCTCCTTCTGAACCATCTTACCATAACCACCTCTTCGTTTGATTAATTAAGGAAGCTTGGGAATACTTGAAGTTGTTGAAAAAAGGAACATGTAAGCTGTAAAGGTACACCATATTCAAATTTGCGCCATTAGGAAAAAATAAGCAATGTGTAGTTTTATAACTAAATTTAGGGGGGAAACAAGGATAAATCTACAGATAACTACATCAACATGACATAATATTGTGGCTTCGCTACATTTAATAGCTATAGTACTACAGGCCAAATAAGAATGGAGTAAAGTGTAATTGAATAGTATCAAAGGATATCTGGATCATAATCTGTACGGTACTCATCTCTGACCtatgaaacaaacaaacaatatCAGCATCAAGCATGTAGAAGGtcatatataaatattttttaccAAGTAGAATAAGATCAAGGCATTACTTGTCCACCACTCCGTCCACGGCCCCACTGCCTGCCTTCTTCAAAGCCCCAATCAAAATCAACACGGATTGGACGATCGTCAAGCATTGTTCCACTAATATATTTGACAGCATCTTCAGCATCCTCCCTGGAGTAGTACCTGGAAAGAGAGGATGAAAACGGAGAGGGTAAGCAATAACAAATATAACTGGGAACATCACGTCTGATTCAAACAATCAGACCAGACAAATATGGTATTCCTGAAAGATCATTTGCAGTGCAGAGATATGCAATATATGCCTATGTGCCTATGCAGTGTCAAATTGACGGTCAATGGTGTATTACTTCTACGAACCTAACAGGACAGATAGTTTATCAGAAATAAGGCAGACTGAATACTACTCCAAACAATACAGTTTTCATCACCACATTTCATGAACAATGCTCCACTTAAAatccccccccccaaaaaaaaaaagggtaatTTCATCCTATGATTTGCAATGCTCCACTTAGAGTGACACTCATCAACAACATCCAACTAAATATGGAAACAAAAAGATAGACTTTGTGACAGAGGAAAAATATGCTAACCACATACAGAATATGACCAGTATAACAAGATTTAAATATACATAATGCCATATTCCTCATCATAACTCTTGTTCTCACACTAAGGCATCGAACGCAATTGCAACAGCCCAATCAAATCGTAAGAAAATTTACACATACAGTGGAACATGTATAGCTGTGACACAAACAGCAGAATACATACCAAATGGCCACCAAAAGTCACTAGTTCAGCACCACATATGTCCAAAGCCTAGCTCCGATAAAAATCAATAAAGTAAATCACACACTAACTATACATTGCACAAGTCGACATAAAACAGAGTGCAAAACAAAATAAGCAAATATTTAAAAGGTAAGGAACTAAATTTTCTGATTACCATCTTATATAGACAAGCATCTCACCAAGAACCAAGCAAAGTAGCACACAATATTTAA
Proteins encoded in this window:
- the LOC117841745 gene encoding nuclear cap-binding protein subunit 2, producing MASLFKDPSKLSAYRDRRFNGTQEEYEAALQASTTVYIGNMSFYTTEEQAYELFSRAGEIKKIIMGLDKNSKTPCGFCFVLYYSREDAEDAVKYISGTMLDDRPIRVDFDWGFEEGRQWGRGRSGGQVRDEYRTDYDPGRGGYGKMVQKELEAQRELVDYGGAFQPNAPPPYERGERKRGYGDSYRNDRGDYQRKRNRNDDRSAPEGSRRAPDSDPAEKNPRFREKGDSDEEDDDYDKRRRR